A genomic segment from Geitlerinema sp. PCC 7407 encodes:
- the psbV2 gene encoding photosystem II cytochrome PsbV2 translates to MAPLLALLHRFCFGLLVIVSVWTIGGAAQAGDLDTYVVRFLKVQEPVPIVIDGQGNTRDFSAEEISEGKRLFENNCLNCHVGGSTLPDPRISLSLADLAGATPPRNHVQALVDFMREPLSYDGTEAAYLCREVPPSWLSDDQVANLAAFILRAADMAPGWGAKEF, encoded by the coding sequence ATGGCTCCTCTGCTTGCGCTTCTGCATCGCTTTTGCTTCGGACTATTAGTCATTGTTAGCGTTTGGACCATAGGAGGGGCTGCTCAGGCAGGGGATCTAGACACCTATGTGGTGAGGTTCCTCAAGGTCCAAGAGCCTGTGCCGATTGTGATAGATGGGCAGGGCAACACTCGGGATTTTTCTGCCGAAGAGATTTCTGAGGGCAAGCGACTGTTTGAAAACAACTGCTTAAACTGCCATGTTGGTGGCTCTACGCTGCCGGATCCGCGAATTTCGCTGTCCCTAGCAGATCTCGCCGGGGCTACCCCACCCCGCAACCACGTTCAGGCGCTGGTGGATTTTATGCGAGAGCCCCTGAGCTATGACGGGACAGAGGCGGCGTATCTTTGCCGCGAGGTACCGCCTAGCTGGCTCTCGGATGATCAGGTGGCCAACCTCGCTGCTTTCATCCTGCGCGCTGCGGATATGGCGCCGGGCTGGGGAGCGAAAGAATTTTAG
- the psbV gene encoding photosystem II cytochrome c-550 yields the protein MLKRYIWLAVATVFFTFQWMVGGAAAADIDAATRTVPLNDQGETITLSLKQVQEGKRLFNYACGQCHLGGITKTDPNVDLRTETLARATPPRDSIEGLVDYMHNPTTYDGFTEIAELHPSTKSTDIFPKMRNLTEDDLVAIAGHVLTQPRILGDRWGGGKIYY from the coding sequence ATGCTTAAAAGATACATTTGGCTCGCTGTGGCCACTGTATTTTTCACCTTTCAGTGGATGGTGGGAGGGGCCGCCGCAGCCGACATCGATGCGGCTACTCGGACTGTTCCCCTGAATGATCAGGGCGAGACCATCACCCTGAGCCTGAAGCAGGTGCAAGAAGGCAAGCGCCTGTTTAACTACGCCTGCGGTCAGTGCCACCTCGGCGGTATTACAAAAACCGATCCCAACGTTGACCTGAGAACTGAGACGTTGGCACGGGCAACTCCGCCTCGTGACAGCATCGAAGGTCTGGTGGACTACATGCACAATCCCACCACCTACGACGGCTTCACTGAAATTGCTGAGCTGCATCCGAGCACCAAGAGCACGGACATCTTCCCCAAGATGCGTAACCTGACGGAGGATGATCTAGTGGCGATCGCTGGTCACGTTCTGACTCAGCCCCGCATTTTGGGCGATCGCTGGGGCGGCGGTAAGATCTACTACTAA